One Candidatus Hydrogenedentota bacterium genomic region harbors:
- a CDS encoding PEP-CTERM sorting domain-containing protein (PEP-CTERM proteins occur, often in large numbers, in the proteomes of bacteria that also encode an exosortase, a predicted intramembrane cysteine proteinase. The presence of a PEP-CTERM domain at a protein's C-terminus predicts cleavage within the sorting domain, followed by covalent anchoring to some some component of the (usually Gram-negative) cell surface. Many PEP-CTERM proteins exhibit an unusual sequence composition that includes large numbers of potential glycosylation sites. Expression of one such protein has been shown restore the ability of a bacterium to form floc, a type of biofilm.), whose translation MARGVAFFAALVLAFGVSGAYAEGILLTFEGSAWFNWALHDPDTQQYDWGEGDPFDITLQVCVQLDTLFYTEDPALLTYDLYGTGSVLWWQVDDGISTELYTAAGFTGGYTYVRPSASVLLRGDANGCQGAYTSFELFAASPTESDNPAYASYSDTAVFAQLSGDTYFGNYPFFWANMETSQEVYLDEYNYLADSSYVEGYAFMGDLAGWQWCECGEPIVPEPTSLSLLGLGLGGLIARRMRQRF comes from the coding sequence ATGGCACGCGGAGTAGCGTTTTTTGCAGCCTTGGTGCTCGCATTCGGGGTATCGGGGGCTTATGCCGAGGGGATTCTTCTCACGTTTGAGGGTTCGGCATGGTTCAACTGGGCCCTCCACGACCCGGATACGCAGCAGTATGACTGGGGAGAGGGCGACCCGTTTGACATCACTCTTCAGGTGTGCGTTCAATTGGATACGCTCTTCTACACCGAGGATCCCGCGCTGCTCACGTACGACTTGTATGGGACGGGGAGCGTCCTATGGTGGCAGGTTGACGACGGGATCTCTACGGAACTGTATACCGCCGCGGGTTTCACCGGCGGCTACACCTATGTGCGTCCATCCGCGAGCGTCTTGCTGCGCGGTGACGCGAACGGGTGCCAAGGCGCTTACACGTCGTTCGAGCTGTTTGCGGCGAGTCCAACGGAAAGCGACAATCCGGCCTACGCATCGTACAGCGACACGGCTGTGTTTGCCCAGTTGTCTGGCGATACCTACTTCGGCAATTACCCGTTTTTCTGGGCCAACATGGAGACTTCCCAAGAGGTCTATCTCGACGAATACAATTATCTGGCCGACTCGTCCTACGTCGAAGGCTACGCCTTCATGGGAGACCTTGCGGGCTGGCAATGGTGTGAGTGCGGCGAACCGATCGTGCCTGAGCCCACATCGCTCAGCCTCCTGGGTCTGGGACTTGGCGGCCTCATAGCCCGCCGCATGCGACAACGCTTCTGA